A genome region from Fervidobacterium changbaicum includes the following:
- a CDS encoding PatB family C-S lyase, with translation MEKGYQFDELINRKNTDSFKWDMIIKLYGDDVIPMWVADMDFKSPYCVIEALRKRVEHGVFGYTFRSDEYYEAIIEWYEKSYGVRIEKEWIVNGPGVVPMIAFLINIFTLPGDKVIIQPPVYPPFFKVVENNGRRLVENRLILKDGKWVMDYEGLERSIDKRTKMIVISNPHNPVGRVWTFDELSKLYEIAKRHNILIVSDEIHADIIYEPNSFTSFLKVGKENVIVLNSPGKTFNIAGLTNAYGIISDKILRQNYKNYIESLELLTGNVLSLEALKAAYKCDEWVVQLRNYLKVNRDFAYHFIKEHMPLVKPTLPEGTYLMWLDCSSLGLENPQKFFLENAKVYLNDGAEFGDGQSVRLNFACPRAILKEGLNRLKDAYDKLLTIEHFKLPDKRFEECKRIRHEVFVIGQGIDERLELDGRDEQAIHFLVRHFGKYVATARIRDIGEYWKVERVAVLKEFRGLGYGKKIMEAIESYIKRTNPKPITLNAQLEVREFYEKLGYKSVGHVFYEAGIPHIKMEKTEDLER, from the coding sequence ATGGAAAAAGGTTATCAATTCGACGAGCTCATAAACAGAAAAAACACAGATTCTTTCAAATGGGATATGATAATTAAGCTCTACGGTGATGATGTAATTCCCATGTGGGTTGCAGATATGGACTTCAAGAGTCCATATTGTGTCATTGAAGCTCTAAGAAAGCGTGTAGAACACGGGGTCTTTGGATACACGTTCCGCTCAGACGAGTACTACGAAGCGATAATTGAATGGTACGAAAAATCTTACGGTGTAAGAATAGAAAAGGAATGGATAGTCAACGGTCCCGGAGTTGTACCTATGATAGCATTCCTAATCAACATCTTTACCCTCCCAGGAGATAAGGTCATCATTCAACCACCGGTGTACCCTCCGTTTTTCAAAGTAGTGGAAAACAACGGAAGACGACTTGTTGAGAACAGGTTGATTTTGAAAGACGGCAAATGGGTGATGGATTACGAAGGTTTGGAAAGATCAATCGATAAACGAACAAAAATGATAGTTATCTCAAATCCGCATAATCCAGTTGGCAGGGTGTGGACTTTCGATGAACTCTCGAAACTATACGAAATAGCCAAAAGGCACAACATCTTAATTGTCTCCGATGAGATCCATGCTGATATAATCTACGAGCCAAATTCTTTTACAAGTTTTCTGAAAGTGGGAAAGGAAAATGTAATCGTACTTAACTCGCCGGGAAAGACGTTTAACATCGCCGGTTTGACAAACGCTTACGGGATAATCTCCGACAAGATTCTCAGGCAGAATTACAAAAATTACATAGAATCGCTCGAACTTTTGACAGGCAATGTATTAAGTCTTGAAGCGCTGAAGGCAGCTTATAAATGCGACGAATGGGTTGTTCAGTTAAGAAACTATTTAAAAGTAAACCGGGATTTTGCCTACCATTTCATAAAAGAACATATGCCGCTTGTGAAACCAACCCTCCCAGAAGGAACGTATCTGATGTGGCTTGATTGTTCATCGCTTGGTCTTGAAAATCCTCAAAAGTTCTTCTTAGAGAACGCAAAGGTTTATTTGAACGACGGAGCAGAGTTTGGTGATGGCCAGTCGGTCAGGCTGAACTTCGCATGTCCTAGAGCCATTTTGAAAGAAGGATTGAATCGCCTAAAAGATGCGTACGATAAACTATTGACAATAGAACACTTCAAATTACCGGATAAAAGATTTGAAGAATGCAAAAGAATCAGGCACGAGGTCTTCGTCATCGGCCAGGGGATCGACGAAAGATTGGAACTCGACGGTAGAGATGAACAAGCGATACACTTTTTAGTCAGACATTTTGGCAAATACGTAGCAACGGCAAGGATCAGGGACATCGGAGAGTACTGGAAGGTTGAACGTGTCGCAGTTCTGAAGGAGTTCCGCGGGCTTGGATACGGCAAGAAGATAATGGAGGCGATAGAAAGTTATATAAAGAGAACGAACCCCAAGCCGATCACACTAAATGCTCAGCTTGAGGTTCGTGAATTCTACGAAAAACTCGGTTACAAATCTGTTGGCCATGTCTTCTACGAAGCTGGAATTCCACATATCAAGATGGAAAAAACCGAAGATTTAGAACGTTAG
- the guaA gene encoding glutamine-hydrolyzing GMP synthase, with protein sequence MERKTVVVLDFGSQYTQLILRRVRELGFYGELLPYDEPWENVQRLSPSAFILSGGPASVYDENSPKIPSYVFESNLPVLGICYGLQALVHQLGGRVEKSPHREFGPAELEIVKHVGIFEGLPEKFTVWMSHSDRVEVLPDGFEVIAKSENSPYAAIRSQNDKYFGVQFHPEVVHTQHGKEILKNFLTVVAQLSPNWSMKNLAEELIKELREKIDGKVILGLSGGVDSSVVAMLLHKAVPDKLIPIFVDTGLLRKNEGQEVVKRFEELGIKIHYVDASDRFFKALEGIEDPEEKRKRIGHTFIDVFYEEAMKLRQQHGDIEYLAQGTLYPDVIESKVAERKAGAKIKTHHNVGGLPEKLPFKIIEPLRYLFKDEVRALGKELGLPESILYRHPFPGPGLAVRIIGPVTREAVKILQEADAIFIEELKKWDLYNKVWQAFAVLLPVKTVGVMGDYRTYENVIALRAVTSEDGMTADWAKLPHEFLNHVAKRIVNEVRGVNRVVYDITSKPPATIEWE encoded by the coding sequence ATGGAAAGAAAAACGGTAGTAGTGCTTGATTTTGGTTCACAGTACACGCAATTGATACTCCGGCGTGTCAGGGAACTAGGGTTTTACGGGGAACTGCTCCCGTATGATGAACCTTGGGAAAACGTTCAAAGGCTATCACCAAGTGCGTTTATTCTTTCCGGAGGTCCGGCAAGTGTCTACGATGAGAATTCACCAAAGATACCTTCCTATGTTTTTGAAAGCAACCTACCTGTGCTTGGAATCTGCTATGGTCTTCAAGCGCTCGTCCATCAACTCGGAGGTAGAGTCGAGAAATCTCCTCACAGGGAATTTGGCCCTGCTGAACTTGAAATTGTAAAACATGTTGGCATATTCGAAGGTCTACCTGAGAAATTCACCGTCTGGATGAGCCATTCTGATAGGGTTGAAGTGTTGCCGGATGGATTTGAGGTAATTGCCAAGAGCGAGAACTCGCCTTACGCGGCGATACGGAGTCAAAATGACAAATACTTCGGTGTCCAGTTCCACCCCGAAGTTGTCCATACACAACATGGGAAAGAAATCTTAAAGAACTTCCTAACTGTCGTAGCGCAACTTTCTCCGAATTGGTCGATGAAGAACCTTGCCGAAGAATTGATAAAAGAACTGAGGGAGAAAATCGATGGCAAAGTCATCTTGGGTCTATCTGGTGGTGTGGACTCTTCCGTTGTCGCGATGCTTTTGCACAAAGCTGTACCTGACAAACTGATACCGATATTTGTTGACACGGGGCTTTTGAGGAAGAATGAGGGTCAGGAAGTTGTTAAGCGATTTGAAGAACTGGGAATAAAGATACACTACGTTGACGCATCGGATAGATTTTTCAAAGCCTTGGAGGGAATTGAAGATCCTGAGGAAAAGAGGAAAAGAATCGGGCATACATTTATAGACGTCTTTTACGAAGAAGCGATGAAACTCAGACAGCAGCACGGCGATATTGAATATCTGGCACAAGGGACATTGTATCCGGACGTAATAGAGAGTAAAGTAGCGGAAAGGAAAGCTGGAGCAAAGATTAAGACACATCACAACGTCGGTGGATTACCAGAAAAGCTGCCGTTCAAAATCATCGAACCGCTCAGGTACCTCTTCAAAGATGAAGTGAGAGCACTTGGAAAGGAATTAGGCTTGCCGGAAAGCATACTCTATCGCCATCCGTTCCCCGGGCCCGGACTTGCGGTTAGAATCATCGGACCTGTGACGAGGGAAGCTGTCAAAATCCTACAGGAAGCGGATGCGATATTCATCGAGGAGCTGAAGAAATGGGATTTGTACAACAAAGTGTGGCAAGCGTTTGCTGTGCTTCTCCCAGTAAAAACTGTCGGAGTTATGGGCGACTACAGAACTTACGAAAATGTGATAGCACTAAGGGCCGTTACGAGCGAAGATGGAATGACCGCCGATTGGGCAAAACTACCTCATGAGTTTTTGAACCATGTTGCGAAAAGGATTGTAAACGAAGTCAGAGGTGTTAACAGAGTTGTGTACGATATAACCTCGAAGCCACCTGCCACAATTGAGTGGGAATAA